From a region of the Acanthochromis polyacanthus isolate Apoly-LR-REF ecotype Palm Island chromosome 3, KAUST_Apoly_ChrSc, whole genome shotgun sequence genome:
- the LOC110966367 gene encoding LOW QUALITY PROTEIN: adhesion G protein-coupled receptor L1-like (The sequence of the model RefSeq protein was modified relative to this genomic sequence to represent the inferred CDS: inserted 4 bases in 4 codons; deleted 3 bases in 3 codons): protein MDASLWFVGVCALALAHVAPSGQAMSRAAMPFGLLRRELACEGYPIELRCPGSDVVMVETANYGRTDDKICDADPFQMENTQCYLPDALKIMSQRCNNRTQCVVVAGVDVFPDPCPGTYKYLEIQYECVPYRRCFVVMLDVALFPFFIPSFFFPHFIHFLVFLTPCFRVSGSLLSIQPSSSLLEAEHQSGAWCKDPLQAGDRLYVMPWTPYRTEVLYEYASWDDYRQNRVTTTYKLPSRVDGTGFVVYDGAVFYNKERTRNLVKYDLRTRIKSXEAVVVNANYHDTSPYRWGGKSDIDLAVDENGLWVIYSTEANNGRIVVSQVEPYTLRFEGTWATXFDKRGASNAFMACGVLYAVRSVFQDDXGQADGRAGSNMVVYAYDTSRGQELPVQIPFPNPYQYISSIDYNPRDNQLYVWNNYYVLRYPLQFTPPPPTKGPLSSLMTTVRSFTATVALTPVRPSASHPIGVINRGPFDQRPITAMVPLTPRPPLRVPLAPGGPGQVGGCESRVARGVQWPPTLKGETVERPCPKGSLGIASYQCMSSPVGWNSRGPDLSNCTSPWVSQIAQKIKSGENAANIAGELVNLTRGRIYAGDVSMSVRLIEQLLDILDSQLQALRPANKEPAARNYNKLQKRERTCKNYVQAVVQTVDNLLGLEALESWADMSSVEQSRSASLLLDAVEKGAFLLANNLYEGRFSDRASNVDLEVYVLNTEADIQDLTFPHSYDSDSILQISALALQQYSNNGQVKLVLSLYKNLGSFLTTQNSTLRLGLGLGQGSEVRRRSLVVNSHVISASVHRGSNRVYLTEPVIFTLRHLKLENHFGPNCSFWNASGVSGSGRWSTQGCRLLHTNNTHTTCACNHLSSYAVLMTYQQPAFGGGVEEILVYVVSWVGISVAVLCLSTCLTTLCCQGAPWHTDHSTIHCNLWANLLVTELLFLVSATKTQYTVLCSITAGLLHFSLLSVFCWLCLEGVELYLLQREVFEGRNSRRKYFYLCGYSVPGLVVAVSAAIDFRGYGSKTACWLRTDNYFIWSFLGPVAVIITLNLVVLVMTLHKMHSTAALKPDSSRHDNLRAWAVGSLTLLFLQSVTWSSGLMFLLSPSLLLAYLFSSLNTAQGLLITILHCTLARKGQKDYGRCLRLSQCCAPSSSSSPDSVKGAALRSNSRYTSSQSRRATANRQSRIRRMWNDTVRRQTESSFIAADVNNTPTLNRAALGNHFLTNQVLQTHTGASPYDTMLAQGYNQPFTSTVGTFRNKQKGGVSQSQESCGLDSVCLNGGYTPNTFTLHGLGTTPGSRAGVVGSTDLLREGGVGIGGDDISPALLTPHGTSDLSSGAGMRRNLSDAAALEKMIISELVQSNLRPSVPMPXPPERYGSLARPHHHDRVALTHTATLTRHAQPPQEGWAATMQPNTRHNAQEGWAHTRHHTQDTETHPTTRGQDHATTPRLQDGWSRVSGDSESRELLKDGDRSQLQGTLGRRGLQERQQARPPDVQARPYSTLSRTPGTLSRHRSTAESTGGTDRDRERDRERERERYRDRPLPPPPPPPPQESEPLYKALEEPLLMKQREAGVETWRGGQDREKDETFLLKRDGMMDEWRGGAERGRDESFTSQKRDGEMDEWRAGIERGREESHILEKRDGRMEVWRGGETEQEETFITQKKDFAIDAWRGGMEREKDESLFLKDRDGWRAGMERESEKQKDRVLDVWRGGMDVDREESFLFDSKDGGLDGRKRGKERGSLRFHDKREDSDSFTLPLTPDLDLDPDSSPIYARDSNPSPLYPGDRRSPPLSIFPRSSPPTNIFAPRESNSPPNNLYSRHSPQVYSRSSSPPRFYTRTSPPTLSYPDSSPEGPEEVSPTGQPQRPALELPYSLGRPPLGPRPNHLQTFYQPPPLASNGEAGYTAEPTSEGDDGQMQRVTSL from the exons CTATGTCCCGGGCCGCCATGCCGTTCGGGCTGCTGCGCCGGGAGCTGGCATGCGAGGGTTACCCCATAGAGCTGCGCTGTCCAGGAAGTGACGTGGTTATGGTGGAGACGGCCAATTACGGACGCACCGATGACAAGATCTGTGACGCAGACCCCTTCCAAATGGAGAACACACAGTGTTACCTCCCAGACGCGCTAAAGATTATGTCCCAGAG gTGTAACAACAGGACACAGTGTGTGGTGGTTGCGGGGGTCGATGTCTTCCCAGACCCCTGTCCTGGAACATACAAGTACTTGGAGATCCAATATGAGTGTGTCCCTTACA GACGTTGTTTCGTAGTCATGCTGGATGTTGCCCTTTTCCCCTTTTTcattccttctttcttttttccccattttatccattttcttGTT tttCTCACTCCCTG TTTTCGTGTGTCTGGCTCGCTGCTCAGCATCCAGCCAAGC TCCTCACTCCTGGAGGCGGAGCATCAGTCGGGGGCCTGGTGTAAGGACCCCCTGCAAGCTGGTGACAGGCTGTATGTCATGCCGTGGACGCCGTACAGAACAGAGGTGCTGTATGAATACGCCTCTTGGGATGATTACCGG CAAAACAGAGTCACTACCACCTATAA GTTGCCCAGCCGTGTGGACGGTACAGGCTTTGTGGTGTATGATGGCGCCGTATTTTATAACAAGGAGCGAACGCGCAACCTGGTCAAGTACGACCTGCGGACTCGCATCAAGA GCGAGGCAGTGGTGGTCAATGCCAACTACCATGACACCTCGCCTTACCGCTGGGGAGGGAAGTCTGACATCGAT CTGGCGGTGGACGAGAACGGCCTTTGGGTTATCTATTCCACCGAGGCCAATAACGGACGCATTGTAGTTAGCCAGGT tgaACCATACACGCTGCGATTTGAAGGCACTTGGGCCA GCTTTGACAAACGCGGGGCGAGCAACGCCTTCATGGCTTGCGGCGTGCTGTACGCCGTGCGCTCCGTCTTTCAGGACG GAGGACAAGCGGATGGCAGAGCCGGCAGCAACATGGTGGTTTACGCCTACGACACCAGCCGTGGACAGGAGCTGCCTGTTCAGATCCCATTCCCCAATCCCTACCAGTACATCTCCTCCATAGATTACAACCCCAGAGACAACCAGCTGTATGTGTGGAACAACTACTACGTGCTGAGATACCCGCTACAGTTCACTCCACCACCACCTACTAAAG GGCCTCTATCCTCTCTGATGACAACCGTTCGCTCCTTCACGGCGACGGTGGCGTTGACCCCGGTGCGACCCTCAGCCTCGCACCCGATCGGCGTCATCAACAGAGGACCCTTTGACCAGCGTCCAATCACAGCCATGGTCCCTCTGACCCCTCGTCCTCCTCTGCGTGTCCCCTTGGCCCCTGGAGGTCCCGGTCAGGTGGGCGGATGTGAGAGCCGGGTGGCACGAGGGGTGCAATGGCCCCCCACCCTGAAGGGAGAGACAGTAGAGAGGCCATGTCCTAAAGGGTCTCTGG gTATCGCTTCCTATCAATGCATGTCGTCTCCGGTGGGATGGAACTCCAGAGGGCCTGACCTTTCCAATTGCACCTCTCCCTGGGTCAGTCAAATTGCACAGAAG ATTAAGAGCGGAGAGAATGCAGCCAACATCGCCGGCGAGCTGGTCAACTTGACCCGGGGGCGGATCTATGCCGGTGATGTCAGCATGTCCGTCAGGCTAATTGAACAGCTGCTGGACATCCTGGACTCTCAGCTTCAGGCCTTGAGACCCGCTAATAAAGAGCCGGCAGCACGCAATTACAACAAG ctGCAGAAGAGAGAACGCACGTGCAAAAATTATGTGCAG GCGGTTGTTCAGACGGTGGATAACCTGCTGGGTCTTGAAGCTCTGGAATCCTGGGCTGATATGAGCAGTGTTGAACAGTCACGCTCGGCATCCCTGCTATTAGACGCAGTAGAAAAAGGAGCGTTTCTGTTGGCTAACAATCTCTACGAAGGTCGTTTCAGTGACAGGGCATCAAATGTCG ATCTGGAGGTGTATGTGCTAAAcacagaggccgacatacaggACCTGACATTCCCTCACTCCTACGACAGTGACAGCATCCTGCAGATATCAGCACTGGCCCTGCAACAGTACAGCAACAATG GCCAAGTGAAGTTGGTCCTTTCACTCTATAAAAACCTGGGCTCCTTCCTGACTACTCAGAACTCAACCTTGCGACTGGGACTGGGCCTCGGTCaagggtcagaggtcagacgTAGGAGTCTAGTGGTCAACTCTCATGTTATCTCTGCCTCAGTGCACAGAGGATCTAACAGAGTGTACCTAACCGAGCCCGTGATCTTCACTCTCAGGCACCTGAAG CTGGAGAACCACTTTGGTCCCAATTGTTCTTTCTGGAACGCATCGGGGGTTTCTGGGAGTGGCAGGTGGTCCACACAGGGCTGCCGCCTgttacacacaaacaacacacacactacttGCGCCTGCAACCATCTGTCCAGCTACGCTGTTCTCATGACCTACCAGCAACCCGCT TTCGGGGGCGGTGTTGAAGAGATCCTGGTCTATGTGGTTTCTTGGGTCGGCATCTCCgtagctgtgttgtgtttgtccaCCTGCCTTACCACCCTGTGCTGCCAGGGGGCACCGTGGCACACAGACCACAGCACCATCCACTGCAACCTGTGGGCCAACCTGCTGGTCACTGAGCTTCTCTTCCTCGTCAGTGCCACCAAGACCCAATACACT GTTCTGTGCTCCATCACTGCTGGCCTGCTGCACTTTTCGCTGCTCTCGGTGTTTTGCTGGTTGTGTCTGGAGGGCGTGGAGCTGTACCTGCTGCAGCGGGAGGTGTTCGAAGGGCGCAACTCCAGGAGGAAGTATTTCTACCTGTGTGGATACTCTGTTCCTGGGCTGGTGGTGGCCGTGTCCGCAGCCATCGACTTCAGAGGCTACGGTTCGAAAACTGC atgttgGTTGCGCACAGACAATTACTTCATCTGGAGTTTCCTCGGACCTGTAGCTGTCATCATTACG CTGAACCTGGTTGTTTTGGTGATGACCTTACATAAGATGCACAGCACGGCAGCTCTGAAGCCAGACTCCAGTCGCCATGACAACCTGAG GGCGTGGGCGGTGGGCTCCCTGACGCTGCTCTTCCTGCAGAGCGTCACCTGGTCGTCAGGcctgatgtttctgttgtcgCCGTCCCTCCTCCTGGCGTACCTCTTCTCCTCCCTCAACACCGCCCAGGGCCTCCTCATCACCATCCTGCACTGCACCCTCGCCAGGAAG GGTCAGAAGGATTATGGCCGCTGCCTGCGCCTCTCGCAGTGCTGTGCACCTTCGTCGTCCAGCTCTCCAGACTCGGTGAAAGGTGCTGCCCTCCGATCAAACAGCCGCTACACCAGCAGCCAGAGCCGCAGAGCCACCGCCAACAGACAG AGTCGCATCAGAAGGATGTGGAATGACACTGTTCGCAGACAGACTGAGTCCTCTTTTATTGCGGCGGACGTTAACAACACTCCCACTCTTAACCGAG CTGCTCTGGGGAACCACTTCCTTACAAACCAAGTGTTGCAGACTCATACTGGAGCTTCTCCTTATGACACAATGTTGGCACAGGGATACAATCAACCCTTCACCTCCACAG TAGGAACCTTCAGAAACAAACAGA AGGGTGGTGTGTCACAGAGCCAGGAGTCTTGTGGTTTGGACAGTGTTTGTCTCAACGGAGGCTACACCCCCAACACCTTCACCCTGCACGGTCTGGGGACTACACCTGGGTCCCGAGCCGGAGTGGTGGGCAGCACTGACCTTCTGAGGGAGGGAGGAGTCGGGATCGGAGGTGACGACATCTCCCCAGCCCTCCTCACGCCGCACGGGACCTCAGATCTGAGCAGTGGTGCCGGGATGCGCCGTAATCTGTCCGACGCTGCGGCGCTGGAGAAGATGATCATCTCAGAACTGGTGCAGAGCAACCTGAGGCCCTCGGTTCCCATGC GTCCCCCCGAGCGCTACGGAAGCTTGGCGAGGCCGCACCACCACGACAGGGTGGCCCTCACTCACACTGCCACTTTAACTCGACACGCACAACCACCCCAAGAGGGCTGGGCTGCCACCATGCAGCCGAACACACGGCACAACGCACAAGAGGGCTGGGCGCACACGAGGCACCACACACAAGACACTGAGACACATCCCACAACACGTGGGCAAGATCACGCCACCACGCCACGCCTCCAAGATGGCTGGTCACGTGTTTCAGGAGATTCAGAGTCCCGTGAGCTGCTTAAAGACGGCGACAGGTCGCAGCTGCAAGGCACTCTAGGCCGCCGTGGGCTCCAGGAGAGACAGCAGGCGAGACCCCCTGATGTCCAAGCCCGGCCCTACTCCACCCTCAGCCGAACGCCTGGGACTCTGTCCCGCCACCGCAGCACAGCAGAGTCCACCGGAGGGAcggacagagacagagagcgaGACAGGGAAAGGGAGAGGGAACGATACCGGGACAGGCCTCTACCacctcctcccccacctcccccgCAGGAGTCGGAGCCCCTGTACAAAGCTCTGGAGGAGCCGCTGCTGATGAAGCAAAGGGAGGCAGGCGTTGAGACATGGAGGGGTGGCCaggacagagagaaggatgagaCGTTTCTATTAAAGAGAGATggaatgatggatgaatggagggGAGGAGCTGAGAGGGGGAGAGATGAGTCTTTTACCTCTCAgaagagagacggagagatggATGAATGGAGGGCCGGCattgagagagggagggaggaatcTCACATTCTGGAGAagagggatggaaggatggaggtGTGGCGGGGAGGGGAGACAGAGCAGGAGGAGACTTTTATCACTCAGAAGAAAGATTTCGCGATTGACGCATGGAGAGgtgggatggagagagagaaagatgaaTCCTTGTTTTTGAAGGACAGAGACGGTTGGAGGGCAGGAATGGAACGAGAGAGTGAGAAGCAGAAGGATCGAGTGCTGGATGTGTGGAGAGGAGGGATGGATGTAGACAGGGAGGAATCCTTTCTGTTTGACAGCAAAGACGGAGGTCTTGACGGGAGGAAACGAGGGAAAGAAAGAGGGTCTCTTCGGTTTCACGACAAACGAGAGGATTCCGACAGTTTCACTCTGCCTTTGACCCCTGACCTCGACCTCGACCCCGACTCCTCGCCGATTTACGCCCGAGATTCAAACCCGTCACCACTCTACCCTGGAGACCGCCGGTCGCCACCGCTCAGCATCTTCCCCCGAAGCTCTCCACCGACAAACATTTTTGCTCCGCGAGAGTCAAACTCGCCTCCCAACAACCTCTACTCCCGCCACTCCCCGCAGGTGTACAGTCGCAGCAGCTCCCCTCCTCGCTTTTACACCCGCACCTCTCCACCGACCCTCTCGTACCCAGACAGCAGCCCTGAAGGTCCAGAAGAAGTCAGCCCCACCGGCCAGCCCCAGAGGCCCGCTCTGGAGCTGCCCTACAGCCTGGGGCGACCCCCGCTGGGCCCGCGGCCGAATCACCTGCAGACCTTCTACCAGCCGCCACCGCTGGCGTCCAATGGAGAGGCGGGGTACACAGCAGAGCCCACCTCCGAGGGAGACGATGGACAGATGCAGCGGGTGACGAGCCTGTGA